A portion of the uncultured Draconibacterium sp. genome contains these proteins:
- a CDS encoding copper homeostasis protein CutC, which yields MIKEACVESYFEAKLAQDRGANRIELCSDLANDGLTPDFETMKKACSELDIPVMVMARPRAGNFVHSAEEIEHMKAAIDQAKECGAEGVVFGLLTVENTIDEANTRLLAKYAEPLPVTFHKAIDELEDPVEGVRILKTIPNIKRILSSGGKATAREGQEVIRRMITEAEGKIVILVAGKVSNENVSEIQQITGTSELHGRKIVGDLTL from the coding sequence ATGATAAAAGAAGCATGTGTTGAATCGTATTTCGAGGCTAAGCTGGCACAAGACAGAGGAGCCAATCGAATTGAGTTGTGTTCTGATTTGGCAAATGACGGATTAACTCCGGATTTTGAGACCATGAAAAAAGCCTGTTCCGAACTCGATATTCCGGTTATGGTTATGGCTCGTCCGCGAGCAGGTAATTTTGTGCATTCGGCTGAGGAAATTGAACACATGAAAGCTGCAATCGATCAGGCAAAAGAATGCGGCGCTGAGGGTGTTGTTTTTGGACTGCTAACTGTTGAAAATACAATTGACGAAGCCAATACGCGCTTGTTGGCCAAATATGCCGAACCGCTGCCGGTAACGTTCCATAAAGCAATTGATGAACTGGAAGATCCGGTTGAAGGCGTTCGTATTTTAAAAACAATTCCGAATATCAAAAGGATTCTTAGCTCGGGTGGAAAAGCAACAGCCCGTGAAGGCCAGGAAGTGATACGCAGAATGATAACGGAAGCAGAAGGAAAAATCGTCATCCTGGTAGCCGGAAAAGTAAGCAACGAAAACGTTAGCGAAATTCAGCAAATTACGGGAACCTCCGAATTACACGGCCGCAAAATTGTTGGCGACCTTACTTTATAA
- the miaA gene encoding tRNA (adenosine(37)-N6)-dimethylallyltransferase MiaA — MKYNLLTILGPTATGKTGLAAHLAAQLNGEVISADSRQVYRGMDLGTGKDYEDYFVDGIEVSSHLVDIEDAGAHYNVYRFQTDFIEVFNEIQSRNKFPVLCGGSGLYLEAVLRNYRLIEVPPNKELRKELEGKTLEELTEILKELKPELHNETDVETDRRAIRAIEIEHYYRNNPKEDSEMPEIRSLNVGIDFDREMRRQRITTRLKQRLDEGMLDEVQKLLDSGLTPEQLIYYGLEYKFLTLHLIGELSFDEMFSKLEIAIHQFAKRQMTWFRGMEKRGTKIHWVNGHLPMDEKVHEVLELLKNGAH, encoded by the coding sequence TTGAAGTACAATTTACTAACAATTCTTGGACCAACGGCAACCGGAAAAACCGGATTGGCTGCACATTTGGCCGCACAATTAAACGGAGAAGTTATATCAGCCGACTCGCGACAGGTATACCGGGGAATGGATTTGGGTACCGGTAAAGATTACGAAGATTATTTTGTTGACGGCATTGAAGTGTCGTCGCATTTGGTTGACATTGAAGATGCCGGAGCGCATTACAATGTTTATCGTTTTCAGACAGATTTTATTGAGGTCTTTAACGAGATTCAATCCCGCAATAAATTTCCGGTATTGTGTGGCGGAAGTGGATTGTATCTTGAGGCGGTATTAAGAAACTACCGTTTAATTGAGGTGCCGCCCAACAAGGAATTGAGAAAAGAACTGGAAGGAAAAACGCTGGAGGAACTCACCGAGATTTTGAAAGAGTTAAAACCTGAATTGCACAACGAAACAGATGTGGAAACCGACCGCCGTGCCATTCGTGCGATAGAAATTGAACATTATTATCGAAATAATCCGAAAGAAGATTCGGAGATGCCCGAAATAAGAAGCCTGAATGTGGGGATAGATTTTGACCGTGAAATGCGTCGCCAGCGGATTACAACCCGGTTAAAACAGCGTTTGGATGAGGGCATGCTGGACGAGGTGCAAAAGTTGCTTGATTCAGGTTTAACACCCGAGCAATTGATTTACTATGGATTGGAATATAAATTTCTGACACTTCATTTGATTGGCGAGTTGAGTTTTGACGAAATGTTCAGTAAACTCGAAATTGCCATTCATCAGTTTGCCAAACGACAAATGACGTGGTTTCGGGGAATGGAAAAGCGGGGTACAAAAATTCACTGGGTTAACGGGCACCTGCCAATGGACGAAAAAGTGCATGAGGTGCTTGAGCTGTTAAAAAACGGCGCCCATTAA
- a CDS encoding TM1266 family iron-only hydrogenase system putative regulator produces the protein MKRLGFVGIIIENREKSSGSVNQVLSQFSELILARTGLPNAKENYSVITLVIDATTDELGTLTGKLGNIPGVAVKSGLAKK, from the coding sequence ATGAAACGACTAGGTTTTGTAGGAATAATAATTGAAAACCGGGAAAAATCTTCGGGGAGTGTAAACCAGGTTTTGAGCCAGTTTTCAGAACTAATTCTGGCACGAACCGGCTTACCTAACGCCAAAGAAAACTATTCCGTTATCACACTGGTAATTGATGCCACAACTGATGAACTCGGCACGCTAACCGGAAAATTGGGAAATATTCCGGGAGTGGCAGTAAAATCAGGACTTGCAAAAAAATAG
- a CDS encoding SulP family inorganic anion transporter, with product MKFEFKFIDKKQGSIKDDILSGLTVALALVPEAVAFSFVAGVSPIVGLYGAFMMGLITSIFGGRPGMISGATGAMAVVMVSLVQQGNAMGDGQGLQYLFATLILAGTIQGLFGVFKLGKFIRLVPHSVMMGFVNGLAIVIFLSQLNMFKTGGEWLSGTPLYTMLGLVALTMAIMVLLPKISKAIPAALVGILVVTAIVIFGNIETETVRSFIQSGGGDSIKAGLPTFNVPLIPFDLHTLKLIFPYALILAAVGLIESLMTLNLVDELTETRGSGNREAAAQGLANIVNGFFGGMGGCAMIGQSIINIKSGGRGRLSGIFAAVMLLMFILFASTYIEMIPIAALVGVMFMVVIGTFAWSTFKIINKIPVSDLIVIILVTGLTVIFDLAIAVLAGVVVSALVFSWENATRIRARKKVDEHGIKHYEIFGPLFFGSTTLFQSKFDVQNDPNEVIVDFKESRIMDQSAIEAINKLAERYQKAGKTIHLRHLSRDCIKLVRKAEAICDVNVVEDPNYFVAIDNYNKLTKLQAKLNGNATS from the coding sequence ATGAAGTTTGAATTTAAATTTATAGATAAAAAGCAAGGAAGCATAAAGGACGATATCCTTTCGGGATTAACCGTTGCTTTGGCACTGGTGCCCGAAGCTGTGGCTTTTAGTTTTGTTGCAGGAGTGTCGCCAATTGTTGGATTATACGGCGCATTTATGATGGGTTTGATCACCTCAATTTTTGGAGGTCGGCCGGGAATGATTTCGGGAGCAACAGGAGCCATGGCCGTTGTAATGGTTAGTTTGGTTCAACAAGGCAACGCCATGGGCGACGGACAAGGATTACAATACCTGTTTGCCACATTAATTTTAGCCGGAACAATACAAGGTCTTTTTGGTGTTTTTAAACTCGGAAAGTTTATTCGTTTGGTACCTCACTCGGTAATGATGGGATTTGTAAACGGATTGGCTATTGTAATTTTCCTCTCGCAGCTAAACATGTTTAAAACCGGCGGCGAATGGCTAAGCGGAACACCTTTGTACACCATGCTTGGATTAGTTGCACTAACAATGGCAATTATGGTACTTCTTCCAAAAATTAGTAAAGCCATACCTGCAGCGCTGGTTGGAATTTTGGTGGTTACAGCCATTGTAATATTTGGAAATATAGAAACTGAAACGGTACGAAGTTTTATCCAAAGTGGTGGTGGCGACAGTATAAAAGCCGGACTTCCGACTTTTAATGTTCCTCTGATTCCGTTTGATCTGCACACCTTAAAATTGATTTTCCCATACGCGTTGATTCTGGCTGCGGTTGGATTAATTGAATCGTTAATGACCCTTAACCTGGTTGACGAATTAACCGAAACTCGTGGTAGCGGAAACCGTGAAGCTGCAGCACAAGGACTGGCAAATATTGTTAATGGATTTTTTGGAGGAATGGGTGGTTGCGCCATGATTGGGCAAAGTATTATTAACATCAAATCGGGTGGCCGCGGTCGTTTATCAGGCATTTTTGCAGCAGTAATGCTCTTGATGTTTATTTTGTTTGCATCAACTTACATAGAAATGATTCCGATTGCGGCACTTGTTGGTGTAATGTTTATGGTGGTTATTGGCACCTTCGCCTGGAGTACATTTAAAATCATTAATAAAATTCCGGTTTCCGATCTTATTGTAATTATTCTGGTAACAGGACTTACAGTGATTTTCGATCTGGCTATCGCAGTTTTGGCGGGTGTTGTAGTTTCGGCACTGGTATTTTCGTGGGAAAACGCAACACGTATTCGCGCCCGTAAAAAAGTTGATGAGCACGGAATAAAACACTACGAAATATTTGGTCCCCTGTTTTTTGGATCGACGACCTTGTTCCAAAGTAAATTCGATGTTCAAAACGATCCGAATGAGGTAATCGTCGATTTTAAGGAGTCGCGGATTATGGATCAGTCGGCCATTGAAGCGATTAACAAACTGGCCGAGCGCTACCAAAAAGCAGGAAAAACAATTCACCTGCGACACTTAAGCCGCGATTGTATTAAACTGGTAAGAAAAGCAGAAGCCATTTGCGATGTAAATGTGGTGGAAGATCCTAACTATTTTGTGGCCATCGATAATTACAACAAGCTTACAAAGCTACAGGCAAAACTAAACGGCAATGCAACCTCTTAG
- a CDS encoding alpha-L-fucosidase, whose protein sequence is MKKLLVLIPVFLAFMVNAQLEHEITDYVWPTDQAVLDKLEDWQDLKFGLLMHWGAYSQWGVVESWSICPEDYGWCERKKGSNPDDYFTYKKEYENLKLSFNPTGFNPENWAKAAADAGMKYLVFTTKHHDGFCMFDSKYTDYKVTSPESPFSTNPKANITKEVFDAFRAEGLWAGAYFSKPDWNSPYYWDPKFPPMDRNVNYDPAAHPEKWEKFVQFTQNQIMELMSDYGKIDILWLDGGWVSKKSPEEIKDYYTNVAETAKSGFPITRPVNQDIRMDEIAAKAREKQPGLIVVDRAVKGPNQNYLTPENKVPETQLPYPWESCIIAGGGWSWVPDATFMSPKEAIHMLIDIVAKGGNLLYNIAPGPDGKWPADAYKLLEAMGNWIDVNGEAIYSTRAIAPYKTDNICLSQQKDTKAVYAMYLEQEDGSGLPSSITVKGIKAAKNAKLTLLGAKGNLKWQNTTEGVKVTIPSSIRKNLPCDLAWAIKISAIQ, encoded by the coding sequence ATGAAAAAATTATTGGTTTTAATACCCGTCTTTCTGGCATTTATGGTGAATGCGCAGTTAGAACATGAAATTACGGATTACGTGTGGCCAACCGATCAGGCAGTGCTTGACAAACTGGAAGACTGGCAGGATTTAAAATTCGGACTGCTGATGCACTGGGGTGCGTACAGCCAGTGGGGAGTTGTTGAATCGTGGTCGATTTGCCCCGAAGATTACGGTTGGTGTGAACGCAAAAAAGGTAGTAATCCCGATGATTATTTTACCTATAAAAAAGAATATGAAAACCTGAAACTGTCGTTTAATCCAACCGGATTTAATCCTGAAAACTGGGCAAAAGCAGCTGCCGATGCCGGTATGAAATACCTGGTTTTTACAACAAAACACCACGACGGATTTTGTATGTTCGATTCGAAATACACCGATTATAAAGTAACCAGCCCTGAAAGTCCATTTAGTACGAATCCGAAAGCGAACATCACAAAAGAGGTTTTTGATGCTTTCCGTGCAGAAGGACTATGGGCAGGTGCCTATTTCTCGAAACCCGACTGGAACAGCCCTTATTACTGGGATCCGAAATTTCCACCAATGGACAGAAACGTAAACTACGATCCGGCTGCACATCCCGAGAAATGGGAAAAATTTGTACAGTTTACGCAGAACCAGATAATGGAGCTGATGAGCGACTATGGAAAAATTGATATCCTTTGGCTCGACGGTGGTTGGGTTTCGAAAAAATCGCCGGAAGAAATAAAAGATTATTATACCAACGTAGCCGAAACGGCCAAATCAGGTTTTCCGATAACCCGACCTGTTAACCAGGATATTCGCATGGACGAAATTGCTGCCAAAGCGCGCGAAAAACAACCGGGCTTAATTGTTGTTGACCGCGCCGTAAAAGGTCCCAACCAAAATTACCTGACACCTGAAAACAAAGTGCCTGAAACACAACTTCCTTATCCATGGGAAAGCTGTATTATTGCAGGTGGTGGCTGGTCGTGGGTACCCGATGCAACATTTATGTCGCCAAAAGAAGCTATCCACATGCTAATAGACATTGTTGCAAAAGGCGGAAACTTACTTTACAATATCGCTCCGGGACCCGATGGAAAATGGCCTGCTGATGCGTACAAATTATTGGAAGCAATGGGTAACTGGATTGATGTAAACGGTGAAGCAATTTATTCAACGCGTGCCATTGCTCCATACAAAACCGATAATATTTGCCTGAGTCAGCAAAAAGATACAAAAGCAGTTTATGCTATGTACCTTGAACAGGAAGACGGAAGCGGACTTCCTTCAAGTATTACAGTAAAAGGAATTAAGGCAGCCAAAAATGCCAAACTTACCCTGCTGGGTGCCAAAGGCAATTTAAAATGGCAAAACACCACTGAAGGAGTTAAAGTTACCATCCCTTCCAGCATCAGAAAAAACCTGCCATGCGATTTAGCCTGGGCAATTAAAATATCTGCTATTCAATAG
- the hydE gene encoding [FeFe] hydrogenase H-cluster radical SAM maturase HydE: protein MDRQEIIQLLKTTGEERTALLKRAQEAKVKETGNKVYFRGLVEFSNICVKDCLYCGIRKGNEKVVRYDVSDDEILESCRFAWENRFASVVLQSGELSSPAFVKRVDGLLKKIKQISNGELGITLSCGEQSLDTYRRWFKSGAHRYLLRIESSTRELYYKIHPENDIHSFDKRIEALGSLKTAGYQVGTGVMIGLPFQTYEHLADDLLFFKKLDIDMCGMGPYIEHEDTPLYQHRHLLKTKQERFDLALNMIAVLRLLMPDINIAAATALQAIDPAGREKALAIGANVIMPNLTPTAYREEYQLYEDKPCLDEDAELCRNCLEARIHMAGSEIGYGDWGDSKHFQKRKKMERR, encoded by the coding sequence TTGGATAGACAGGAAATCATACAATTACTTAAGACCACGGGTGAGGAACGGACCGCATTATTAAAACGTGCGCAGGAAGCTAAGGTTAAGGAAACCGGGAATAAAGTTTACTTCCGGGGGTTGGTGGAGTTTTCGAATATTTGTGTCAAAGACTGTTTGTACTGCGGTATCAGAAAAGGGAATGAAAAAGTTGTTCGTTACGATGTGAGCGATGACGAGATTTTGGAATCGTGCCGTTTTGCCTGGGAAAATCGTTTTGCATCGGTGGTGTTGCAATCAGGCGAATTATCGTCGCCTGCATTTGTAAAACGGGTGGATGGTTTACTGAAAAAAATCAAACAGATTTCGAACGGTGAGTTGGGAATTACACTCAGTTGTGGCGAACAAAGTCTGGATACGTATCGTCGTTGGTTCAAGAGCGGAGCCCATCGTTATTTGTTGCGCATCGAATCATCAACGCGTGAACTTTACTACAAAATTCATCCTGAAAATGATATTCATTCATTTGACAAACGAATCGAAGCGCTTGGGAGTTTAAAAACTGCAGGTTACCAGGTTGGAACAGGAGTGATGATTGGGCTGCCTTTTCAAACCTACGAACACCTTGCCGACGATCTGTTGTTTTTCAAAAAGCTTGATATTGATATGTGTGGAATGGGGCCATACATTGAGCACGAAGATACACCACTCTATCAGCACAGGCATTTGTTAAAAACCAAGCAGGAACGTTTTGATTTGGCGCTGAATATGATTGCTGTTTTGCGTTTGCTAATGCCCGATATAAATATTGCTGCTGCAACGGCTTTGCAAGCGATTGATCCGGCCGGGCGCGAAAAAGCGCTTGCCATTGGTGCGAATGTAATTATGCCAAACCTGACGCCAACCGCTTATCGTGAAGAATATCAATTGTACGAAGATAAACCGTGTTTAGACGAAGATGCAGAATTGTGTCGTAATTGCTTAGAAGCACGAATTCATATGGCCGGTTCGGAAATTGGTTATGGCGATTGGGGCGACTCGAAACATTTTCAAAAGCGAAAGAAAATGGAACGCAGATAA